A genomic stretch from Caloranaerobacter sp. TR13 includes:
- the recF gene encoding DNA replication/repair protein RecF (All proteins in this family for which functions are known are DNA-binding proteins that assist the filamentation of RecA onto DNA for the initiation of recombination or recombinational repair.), with amino-acid sequence MHIESIKLINYRNYDKLDIKLNKKLNIFIGDNAQGKTNLLESIYICAFGKSYRAAKEKELIKIDKDKAYIGINVRWDFADKFIEIKFEKNKTKRVRINRVEIDKISDLFGHLNVVLFSPEDLKLVKEGPNNRRTFLDTEISQIRPKYRYNINRYSKILKQRNNLLKSIQRNNNKLKTIEVWDMQLAEVGSEIIKNRIEFIDRISEISKKIHKNITEGIEELDLEYTPSFNIDCQLSKNEIKDIFIEVLNMNLAKDIEKGTTEFGPHRDDIKININGLDAKIFGSQGQQRTAALSMKLAEVELVKSEIGEYPVLLLDDVLSELDIKRRKFLLSTFSDIQTIITSTEDIDVLDIHKKDKKVFYVSKGNIEIIQ; translated from the coding sequence GTGCATATAGAAAGTATCAAACTTATAAATTATAGAAATTATGATAAGTTAGATATAAAATTAAATAAAAAATTAAATATATTTATAGGAGATAATGCGCAGGGTAAGACAAATTTATTAGAATCTATATATATATGTGCTTTTGGTAAGTCTTATAGAGCTGCTAAAGAAAAGGAATTAATAAAAATAGATAAGGATAAAGCTTATATAGGTATAAATGTTAGATGGGATTTTGCTGACAAGTTTATAGAGATTAAATTTGAAAAAAATAAAACAAAGAGGGTTAGAATTAATAGAGTAGAAATTGATAAAATATCAGATTTATTTGGTCATTTAAATGTTGTTTTATTTTCTCCTGAAGATTTGAAACTAGTTAAAGAAGGACCAAATAATAGAAGAACATTTTTAGATACTGAGATATCTCAGATAAGACCTAAGTATCGTTACAATATCAATAGGTATAGTAAAATACTTAAACAGAGAAATAATCTTTTAAAGTCTATTCAAAGAAATAATAATAAACTTAAAACTATAGAAGTTTGGGACATGCAGTTAGCTGAGGTTGGCTCTGAAATAATTAAAAATCGTATAGAGTTTATAGACCGGATATCTGAAATATCAAAAAAAATTCATAAAAATATAACTGAAGGAATAGAAGAACTTGACCTTGAATATACGCCTTCTTTCAATATAGATTGTCAGCTAAGCAAAAATGAAATAAAAGATATTTTTATAGAGGTTTTAAACATGAATTTAGCAAAAGACATAGAAAAAGGTACTACAGAATTTGGTCCACATAGAGATGATATAAAAATAAATATAAACGGATTGGATGCTAAAATATTTGGTTCTCAAGGTCAACAGAGGACAGCTGCACTTTCAATGAAATTAGCAGAAGTAGAATTAGTAAAGTCAGAAATAGGAGAATATCCTGTTTTATTACTAGATGATGTTCTATCGGAGTTGGATATAAAAAGAAGAAAATTTTTGTTATCGACTTTTAGTGATATACAAACAATAATTACTAGTACAGAAGATATAGATGTTCTGGATATTCATAAAAAAGATAAGAAGGTATTTTATGTATCGAAGGGAAATATAGAAATTATTCAGTGA
- the dnaA gene encoding chromosomal replication initiator protein DnaA — MSLNLDDIWNDTLRLIKTELTEVSFNTWFKTIEPLTINDNQIILGAPNEFTKGILVARYLTLIKNAVKQATNRDFDIKFIIPGEEVNEVGQTIQNEINDTSTSRSQLNPKYTFDTFVIGNSNRFAHAASLAVAEAPAKAYNPLFIYGGVGLGKTHLMHAIGHYILNQNPKAKVVYVSSEKFTNELINSIRDDRNVEFRNKYRNVDVLLVDDIQFIAGKERTQEEFFHTFNALHEANKQIIISSDRPPKEIPTLEDRLRSRFEWGLIADIQPPDLETRIAILRKKAKVENIHVPNDVMLYIATKIQSNIRELEGALIRIVAYSSLTNREVTVDLATEALKDIISNTKPREINVKLIKEVVAQNFNVNVEDFDSKKRTRSIAYPRQIAMYLCRELTDLSLPKIGDEFGGRDHTTVIHAYDKISSDIKNNAELKLKIENIINEIKGK; from the coding sequence ATGAGTTTAAATTTAGATGATATTTGGAACGATACCCTGAGATTAATAAAAACAGAACTAACAGAAGTTAGCTTCAATACTTGGTTCAAAACAATAGAACCTTTAACAATAAATGATAATCAAATAATTTTAGGGGCTCCAAATGAATTTACAAAAGGTATACTAGTAGCTAGATACCTAACATTAATCAAAAACGCTGTTAAACAAGCTACTAATAGAGATTTCGATATTAAATTTATAATTCCAGGAGAAGAAGTAAACGAAGTTGGACAAACTATACAAAATGAAATAAATGATACTTCCACTTCAAGGTCTCAATTAAACCCTAAATACACTTTTGACACATTTGTTATAGGTAATAGCAATAGATTTGCCCATGCAGCATCTTTAGCAGTAGCTGAAGCTCCTGCTAAAGCATATAATCCTCTTTTTATTTATGGAGGAGTTGGGTTAGGTAAAACTCATCTTATGCATGCTATTGGTCACTATATATTAAATCAAAACCCAAAGGCCAAAGTAGTTTACGTTTCATCTGAAAAGTTCACAAATGAACTAATTAATTCTATTAGAGATGATAGAAATGTTGAATTTAGAAATAAATATAGAAACGTTGATGTACTGCTTGTAGACGATATACAGTTTATAGCTGGTAAAGAGAGAACTCAGGAAGAGTTTTTCCATACATTCAATGCTCTTCATGAAGCTAATAAACAAATTATTATATCTAGTGATAGGCCACCAAAAGAAATTCCTACATTAGAAGATAGGCTAAGGTCGAGATTCGAATGGGGTTTAATTGCAGATATTCAACCACCTGATTTAGAAACTAGAATAGCTATATTAAGAAAAAAAGCAAAAGTTGAAAACATACATGTTCCAAATGATGTAATGCTATATATAGCAACTAAAATACAATCTAATATTAGAGAACTTGAAGGTGCGTTAATTAGAATTGTAGCTTATTCTTCTTTAACTAATAGAGAGGTAACAGTTGATCTAGCTACTGAAGCCTTAAAAGATATAATTTCTAACACTAAACCAAGAGAAATTAATGTAAAGCTAATAAAAGAGGTAGTAGCTCAAAACTTTAATGTAAATGTTGAAGATTTTGACTCTAAAAAAAGAACAAGGTCAATAGCTTATCCAAGGCAAATTGCAATGTATCTATGTAGAGAATTAACAGATTTATCTCTACCAAAAATAGGTGACGAATTTGGTGGTAGAGACCACACTACAGTTATACATGCATACGACAAGATTTCATCTGACATTAAAAACAATGCAGAACTAAAATTAAAAATTGAAAATATTATAAATGAAATAAAAGGTAAATAA
- the rpmH gene encoding 50S ribosomal protein L34, which translates to MKRTYQPKKRQRKKEHGFRKRMSTKSGRNVLKRRRRKGRKRLTA; encoded by the coding sequence ATGAAAAGAACATATCAGCCAAAGAAGAGACAGAGAAAGAAAGAGCATGGGTTCAGAAAGAGAATGAGTACAAAATCAGGAAGAAATGTATTAAAGAGACGTAGAAGAAAGGGCAGAAAGAGATTGACAGCATAA
- the remB gene encoding extracellular matrix regulator RemB, which yields MFLHLGKDYVIPLKDIICIIDHKSLKSKDTKEFFDIAEEEGFIKNITDKKIKSYIITEKAYIDKKSGSKIRKSIIYCSNISSTTLNKRAGFIK from the coding sequence ATGTTTTTACATTTAGGTAAAGATTATGTAATACCACTAAAAGATATTATTTGTATAATTGACCATAAGTCTTTAAAATCAAAAGATACAAAAGAATTTTTTGATATAGCTGAGGAAGAGGGATTTATAAAAAACATTACAGATAAGAAAATAAAATCATATATAATTACAGAAAAAGCTTATATAGATAAAAAGAGTGGTAGTAAAATAAGAAAAAGTATTATATATTGTTCTAATATTTCTTCTACTACTTTAAATAAAAGAGCTGGATTTATCAAATAG
- the rnpA gene encoding ribonuclease P protein component produces MDKKLKLKNSREFKRVYNHGSSYANKYLVIFFIRNNLGYNRVGFSVTKKIGKSVVRNRIRRLMKEAYRLNSDKLKQGYDLVFIPRKIAVGYGYKEIESAMLHLFKKIKLLK; encoded by the coding sequence ATGGATAAGAAGCTAAAGCTTAAAAATAGTAGAGAATTTAAAAGAGTATACAATCATGGAAGTTCTTATGCCAATAAATATCTAGTAATTTTTTTTATTAGGAATAATTTAGGATATAATAGGGTTGGTTTTTCTGTTACTAAGAAGATAGGTAAAAGTGTAGTGAGAAATAGAATTAGAAGATTGATGAAAGAAGCTTACAGGTTGAATAGTGATAAATTAAAACAAGGATATGATTTAGTATTTATACCTAGAAAAATAGCTGTTGGTTATGGATATAAAGAAATAGAAAGTGCCATGCTACACTTATTTAAGAAAATCAAACTATTAAAATAA
- the dnaN gene encoding DNA polymerase III subunit beta: MKIKVTQKELNKCINIVQKAITSKTTLPILNGILLEAKENTLKLTGTDLEIGIESKINCEVIEEGSIVIASKLFGDIIRKLPSLDVEIEADENNNVHITCGNSKFNIIGQPSVEYPQLPVVDDDINLSIPKDLLKIMIRQTIFAAAQDEIKPILTGALLEVNNKRAALVALDGYRLAVKEISVNSDNDIKVVIPSKTLNEVSRILDDDDSDVKIMFTSSHVLFDFGETVIISRLLEGEFINYRDIIRNEYKSRVRVNTKTVQESIERASLLAREGKNNLVKFTISDERMIISSNSEIGNVHEELPIELEGNDIKIAFNSKYMLDALRVIDNEEIIMDFESNVKPCIIRPYGDNSYTYLVLPVRLNENY; the protein is encoded by the coding sequence TTGAAAATAAAAGTTACTCAAAAAGAATTAAATAAATGTATAAATATTGTCCAAAAAGCAATTACATCAAAAACAACATTACCTATATTAAATGGGATCTTACTTGAAGCTAAAGAAAATACTTTAAAACTTACAGGTACAGATTTAGAAATAGGTATAGAATCAAAGATAAACTGTGAAGTAATAGAAGAAGGTTCTATAGTCATTGCTTCAAAATTATTTGGAGACATAATTAGAAAATTACCTAGTTTAGATGTTGAAATTGAGGCAGATGAAAATAATAATGTTCATATTACTTGTGGAAACTCTAAATTTAACATTATTGGTCAGCCTTCTGTAGAATATCCACAACTACCAGTTGTAGATGATGATATTAATTTAAGTATACCTAAGGATCTTTTAAAAATTATGATTAGGCAAACTATCTTTGCAGCTGCACAAGACGAAATAAAACCAATATTAACAGGAGCTTTATTAGAAGTTAACAATAAAAGAGCAGCACTTGTAGCATTAGATGGTTATAGACTTGCAGTTAAAGAAATTAGTGTAAATAGTGATAATGATATAAAAGTTGTAATACCTAGTAAAACACTTAATGAAGTTAGTAGAATACTTGACGATGATGATTCTGATGTTAAAATAATGTTTACTTCAAGTCATGTACTTTTTGATTTTGGTGAAACAGTTATAATATCAAGATTACTTGAAGGTGAATTTATAAATTATCGTGATATAATAAGAAATGAGTATAAATCAAGAGTTAGAGTAAATACTAAAACTGTACAAGAAAGTATTGAAAGAGCTTCATTACTAGCAAGAGAAGGAAAAAATAACCTTGTTAAATTTACTATATCAGATGAAAGGATGATAATAAGCTCTAATTCTGAGATAGGTAATGTACACGAAGAGCTGCCGATAGAGCTTGAAGGAAATGATATTAAAATAGCATTTAATTCAAAATATATGTTAGATGCATTAAGAGTAATAGATAATGAAGAGATAATTATGGATTTTGAAAGTAATGTAAAGCCTTGTATAATAAGGCCTTATGGAGATAATAGCTATACATACCTAGTTTTACCAGTAAGATTAAATGAAAACTACTAA
- the yidD gene encoding membrane protein insertion efficiency factor YidD — MRKLIIILIRMYQKFISPLKPRTCRFYPTCSEYSIKAIEKYGLIKGGLMSIKRIIRCNPLNPGGYDPLE, encoded by the coding sequence ATGAGAAAATTAATTATAATTTTAATAAGAATGTATCAAAAATTTATTTCACCATTAAAACCTAGAACATGTAGATTTTACCCAACATGTTCTGAATATTCAATTAAAGCTATCGAAAAATACGGATTGATAAAAGGTGGATTAATGAGTATTAAGAGAATTATTAGATGCAATCCTCTTAACCCTGGAGGGTATGATCCGTTAGAATAA
- a CDS encoding RNA-binding S4 domain-containing protein, protein MEKIKIHTEYIKLDQLLKYANIAETGGHAKILIKNGEVKLNGEIILQRGKKVKKGDIIELSNGERYIVE, encoded by the coding sequence ATGGAAAAAATAAAAATACATACGGAGTATATAAAATTAGATCAATTATTAAAATATGCAAATATAGCTGAAACTGGAGGACATGCAAAAATATTAATAAAAAATGGTGAAGTTAAGTTAAATGGAGAGATTATCCTTCAAAGAGGTAAAAAAGTAAAAAAAGGAGATATAATAGAATTGTCTAACGGTGAAAGATATATTGTAGAATAG